The nucleotide sequence GTAACACATTTATTTTTCATATATTGCAAACAAGACATTTAAAATACCAAGTAATTTGAGATAGGGTGATTTAACGAGCCTCACTGCTAAACCTGACAGTTTATTCCCGAGTGAGCGTAAGTGAGTTGCCCCACTTTCTTATATTTGCAAATATAAGGGTGGGCGCTCCTTATGTCTAATGTTCGGGAGCATTTCTTAATGAAACGTAGGCTTTGTCAGGGCCTAGCAACTTTAGACTATGATAGGGGTTGTCTGCCCTTTGTTTCATCGCATAGAGGCTCATAATTATAAAAGAGATTATGGGTAGCACATCATTTACATATCATGATCCATTATGGTATTCTTTTAGAAGAGAAGGTTCGGCTGCCTATATTTTTAATCCAAATTGTCTGACTAGCCAAAACAGCTGTACGCAGTTTGATATACTATTTATACGCAAACCGAAAAACCCAATATAAAATTAGTACTTAGTATTGAGTAGGGAGTCTGGAGCTTTTGTTCACGGAAGCTATACTAATTACTTGCTACTGAGTACTAATCATATAATACCATCAAACCTATTTTAAGTTGTATACATCGTACCGGGTACCTTATACCCCGTACTTTTCGACGATTCGGAGGCTGCATTCGCCTGGGGGACGCCCCTCGCGTCTGGTAGGGCAGTCTGGCCTGGGGCTTTATAAGCGCTGGGATTTAATCAATTTCTTATAAATGTAGAAGGAAAAGGAGTAGCTAGTATTGAGTCGTGAGTATTGAGACTTGATTTCGTTTGTGAGGTCGAACTGTCCTTCGTCAAAGCGGGCTAGGGGAGGATGTTACTGGAAGAGATGCTTTCCCGAAAGTATCGGGACAGGCTCTTTCGTCAGCATGACAATTCAGAAGGCGAGATTGCTTCTTCCCTCTGGTCATCGCAATGACGGGTTTGAGAGAGCTCTCGCCTCCGAAATCCAGTCTTTTATCTAGCGTCTAGCGTCTCCTATCTCTTCGGTTGCTGAGCTTGTCGAAGCACCGTACACTTTCTACACAACCGCATATTAAGCATGAAAAAAACAACGTTCACATGCTTCCTGGCATACCTATGCCTTTTCGGAAGCAACTTATATGGAAATCAATTGGAAGTTGCAGGCACCCACCCTGCGGGGGCGGTAGGCGATACCGTCTCCCTGCAGGTGAAGGAACTTAAGGTGGGTGAGCAGATGCCTGACCTATTGGTAAAAAATGTCATCAACCATCCTGAAGGGGAAATCCAGCTATCCAATTATCGTGGCAAGCTGCTGATCCTGGACTTCTGGGCCACCTGGTGTGCGCCATGTGTGAAGGGCTTTCCGAAGATGGATAGCTTACGGAGTGAGTTTGAGGGGAAGCTGGAAATCCTGTCAGTAACCTATCAAGATCAGGAGGAAGTGGACAAGCTCTTTTCACGACTGAAGGTGCTGAAGGATATCAAAATGCCCATGGCCGTTTCAGATAATACCTTACGGCAGCTATTTCCGCACAGGACCTTGCCCCACTATGTATGGATAGATCCTAAGGGTAAGGTAATGGCCTTTACCTCTAAGGAATCTGTTGTTCGGGACAGTATCAGACAAGTTTTGGAGGGAGTAAAAGAATTGGAAAGCAAATCAGCTCCCAAGGCCCTTTTTAAAAGGAATGAACTGCTGTTTTTCGGAAACAGGGGATTTGATGAGGACAAGCGGATTCTACTGCAGTCGGTTTTTATGCCCTATATCGAGGGCATGCCGGCGATGTACAAGGTCACGGGGGAATCCGATAAAAGCTGGATGCGCATCTTCCTGACCAATTCCGACCTGCCCACCTATTTCGGGCTTGCCTATGGTGCGGGGAAGGTGGACTTCAACCGCAATCGAAGGATTTTGGAAGTAGAGGAACCCGACTTGCTAAAATACAATGCCGATCTAAACAATTATGATGAATGGAAACTGGACCATCGTTTCTGCTATGAGCTTATCGTTTCGCCCCAATACCCTGGGCAGGAATATGATATCATGAAAACCGACCTGGATAGGATGTTCCCAGAATACCGGGCAGCTGTGGAGATAAGGGATACCGAGGTATTGGCCTTGGTGCGGACGGATACAACCATCGACCTGAGAACAGATGGTGGAGAAAGAAAGATAGAAATGGACGCTTTTGGACTCGAGCTGAACAATGAGAGAATAGGTCTGCTCCCCTATCACTGGCGTTTCCATCTTCAGCTCATGAGGATTCCCATTGTGGATGATACGGGGATTGATTATAAGGTGGATATTAAGTTGGAGGGCAAGATGAATAATCTGGAAAGCATCAGGAAGACCCTTGTCCCATACGGATTGGACCTGGTAAAAAAGGTCATGCCCATCAAGATGCTTGTCATCAGGGATCGGGTCCAAGGGCAATAATAAATTAATTTTTAACCCTAATAATATCAAATATGAAAAAGATTTTACCATGGATGATTTGTTTGCTATGGTCTGGAATGGCCATGGCACAGGAGACCTATATCCTCAAGGGGAAGGTCTTGGACCATCGGGATGTGCCGTTGATTGGTGCTACCATACAGATAGCGGATAGTGGAAAGGGAACGGTGACGGATGAATACGGAGTTTTTTCACTTCAGGTAGCCAAAGCTGAGCTCCGTATAGTATTCAGCTATTTGGGCTACCAAAGTCAAAGCAGGGACATTAGCCTTCCCCTGGAGGAGGAGCTGATCGTGAAACTGGAAAAAGAAGCAATGGGTCTGGAAGGCGTGGAAGTGGTCTCCACGGGTTACCAGCAAATTTCCAAGGAGCGGGCAACGGGCTCCTTTGTCCATCTGGACAGCAGCCTGATTGACCGTCCGGTTAGCACGGGTATTCTTGAGCGGCTTGGGGATGTGACACCGGGACTGATATTTAACCGAAATGGCCCCGCTTCGGATGCACTTTCCATCCGTGGAAGGAGTACCTTATTTGCCAATAGCAGCCCATTGATCATAGTGGATGGCTTTCCCTATGATGGTCCCATAGAAAATATCAACCCCAATGATGTGGAAAGCATTAATGTACTCAGGGATGCAGCTGCCGCTTCTATCTGGGGAGTAAAGGCCGGCAATGGCGTGATCGTGATCAGCACCAAAAGTGGGCAGATAGGAAGTAAGCCCCAAGTATCCCTAAACAGCAATGTGACGGTTGGGGAGGTCTTTGATCCTTATTACCAGCCCCAGATGTCGGTAAATGATTTTATCGATACCGAGCTGATGCTTTTTGAGAGGGGATTTTATAATTCCAAAGAAAACACGCCCAGAAAGACAGCGCTCAGTCCTGTGGTAGAAACCTTGATCGCTGCAAGGAATGGGGAGATCGACCAGTCAACAGCAGATGCCCGCATAGCTGCTTATAGAAAGCAGGATCTGCGGGAGGCTTTTTTGCGGGATTTCTACCGAAAAAGTATCAACCAGCAATACGCCCTGAATATCTCCGGTGGCAGCGAAAGGCAAAGTTATTTCCTGACAGCAGGTTGGGATAAGAACCTGGAGACAGTCAAGTACAGGGGCATGGAACGCTTTACACTGGGAGGCAAGCAGGAGATCAAGCTACTGAAAGATCGGCTAAAGCTAAGCACGGGCATCTACTTCACCAAAACCCATCAAGACCGCAACGGACTGGCCTATGGTGAACTCAAGCAATCCAGCAATGATGTGCTGGCCCCTTATGTGCAGTTCAGGGATGAAAATGGAAATCCTATGGCCATCACCAAGGACTACCGGGGTGGATTTTTGGATGGTGCAGAGGCTGAAGGTCTGCTGGACTGGCGCTATAATCCCTTGCAGGATATCCATGAGCAATCCGATATTTTGGAGGGCAGGGATATCCGTATGAACCTTGGATTGGATTATAAAATCATCAAAGGCCTGAATGCCCAAGTATCCTACCAGTACTGGACCAATGAGCAGCAAGTGAGGCAGCACTATGGCGCAAAAAGTTATTATGCCCGTGACTGGGTCAACCAGTACACACAGGTGGATGAAGAGGGAAACATTACCCGCATCATTCCAGAGGGAGGTATTTTGGGCCGTTCCCAATATTCAAGCTTTTCCCATAACGGACGGGCGCAGCTGAATTATAAAACGGACTGGGAGCAAGGGGACTGGGTGTCCATAGCTGGGGCAGAAGTGAAAAGCTTCGAAAGTTCCAGTCTTGGGACCCGCTTTTATGGCTATAATGATCGGGTAGGCAATATTGCCCAGATGGACTATGTCAATCCCTATCCAGTGTATTATTTTCCCTCTGCCTCCTTACGCATTCCCAATGGGGACCATGTAGGTGGGACAGTAGACCGCTACCTTAGCTATTACCTCAATTCTGCCTATACCCATCAGGGGAAATATACCCTTTCGGTCAGTGGCAGGAAGGATACCTCCAACCTCTTTGGGGTGGATGCCAATCAAAAGGGCGTGCCCCTTTGGTCTCTGGGTGCTGCATGGATATTGAGTGAGGAAGATTTCTATCCCATGAAAGATTGGTTGCCCTATGCCAAACTGAGATTTACCTATGGCTATAATGGCAATATAGACAAGCGGGTCTCTGCCTATACCACGGCCATAAGGAACGGCAACAGCAATATTACAGGGCTGCCCAAAGGAATCATCCTCAACCCGCCTAATCCATCATTGAGTTGGGAGCGCATTAAGATCGTCAACCTGGGGCTGGACTGGGCCACCAAGGATGATAGGTTTTCGGGAACCTTGGAATACTATATCAAGAACGGGCTGGACCTGATTGGGGATATACCTTATGCCCCAAGTTCCGGCATTACGGAGTTTAGGGGAAACACTGCCAGCACACAAACACATGGCCTGGATTTTAATATCAGTGCATCAGTGATCAGAGGCGCTTTCCAGTGGCGCATCAATCATTTCCATTCTTGGATCAAGGAAAGGGTCGGTGATTATGAGTTGGTGGGCCCTGTGAACCAATACCTTTCATTGGGAATGGGTGGAGATCATGATTTGCCCATTCCCCTCAGTGGAAAACCGCTCTATGCTATTTATAGCTATGCTTGGGCAGGATTGGACCCCGATACCGGAGATCCCTTGGGCTATCTGGACGGCGAACCCTCCGATGACTATAGAAGCATTATTACGGGAGCCACGCCCGAAAGCCTGATTTACCATGGGCCATCGAGGCCAAGCCATTTTGGTGCTCTTAGAAATGATTTCAGTTGGCAAGGCTGGAACCTGTCCTTTAATATCAGTTACCGCTTGGGCTATTATTACAGGAGGAACAGCGTGCGATATTCCACCGTACTCAATGCCCAA is from Echinicola marina and encodes:
- a CDS encoding TlpA family protein disulfide reductase — translated: MKKTTFTCFLAYLCLFGSNLYGNQLEVAGTHPAGAVGDTVSLQVKELKVGEQMPDLLVKNVINHPEGEIQLSNYRGKLLILDFWATWCAPCVKGFPKMDSLRSEFEGKLEILSVTYQDQEEVDKLFSRLKVLKDIKMPMAVSDNTLRQLFPHRTLPHYVWIDPKGKVMAFTSKESVVRDSIRQVLEGVKELESKSAPKALFKRNELLFFGNRGFDEDKRILLQSVFMPYIEGMPAMYKVTGESDKSWMRIFLTNSDLPTYFGLAYGAGKVDFNRNRRILEVEEPDLLKYNADLNNYDEWKLDHRFCYELIVSPQYPGQEYDIMKTDLDRMFPEYRAAVEIRDTEVLALVRTDTTIDLRTDGGERKIEMDAFGLELNNERIGLLPYHWRFHLQLMRIPIVDDTGIDYKVDIKLEGKMNNLESIRKTLVPYGLDLVKKVMPIKMLVIRDRVQGQ
- a CDS encoding SusC/RagA family TonB-linked outer membrane protein, with amino-acid sequence MKKILPWMICLLWSGMAMAQETYILKGKVLDHRDVPLIGATIQIADSGKGTVTDEYGVFSLQVAKAELRIVFSYLGYQSQSRDISLPLEEELIVKLEKEAMGLEGVEVVSTGYQQISKERATGSFVHLDSSLIDRPVSTGILERLGDVTPGLIFNRNGPASDALSIRGRSTLFANSSPLIIVDGFPYDGPIENINPNDVESINVLRDAAAASIWGVKAGNGVIVISTKSGQIGSKPQVSLNSNVTVGEVFDPYYQPQMSVNDFIDTELMLFERGFYNSKENTPRKTALSPVVETLIAARNGEIDQSTADARIAAYRKQDLREAFLRDFYRKSINQQYALNISGGSERQSYFLTAGWDKNLETVKYRGMERFTLGGKQEIKLLKDRLKLSTGIYFTKTHQDRNGLAYGELKQSSNDVLAPYVQFRDENGNPMAITKDYRGGFLDGAEAEGLLDWRYNPLQDIHEQSDILEGRDIRMNLGLDYKIIKGLNAQVSYQYWTNEQQVRQHYGAKSYYARDWVNQYTQVDEEGNITRIIPEGGILGRSQYSSFSHNGRAQLNYKTDWEQGDWVSIAGAEVKSFESSSLGTRFYGYNDRVGNIAQMDYVNPYPVYYFPSASLRIPNGDHVGGTVDRYLSYYLNSAYTHQGKYTLSVSGRKDTSNLFGVDANQKGVPLWSLGAAWILSEEDFYPMKDWLPYAKLRFTYGYNGNIDKRVSAYTTAIRNGNSNITGLPKGIILNPPNPSLSWERIKIVNLGLDWATKDDRFSGTLEYYIKNGLDLIGDIPYAPSSGITEFRGNTASTQTHGLDFNISASVIRGAFQWRINHFHSWIKERVGDYELVGPVNQYLSLGMGGDHDLPIPLSGKPLYAIYSYAWAGLDPDTGDPLGYLDGEPSDDYRSIITGATPESLIYHGPSRPSHFGALRNDFSWQGWNLSFNISYRLGYYYRRNSVRYSTVLNAQGGHGDFALRWQNPGDETCTHVPSMPGRLNANRDNFYSFSSVLVEKGDHIRLQDIRLGYTFDQRTSPKLPFQRMGLYAYANNLGIIWKAAKDDPLDPDFRTAKPLKSIALGVKIDF